tcaattgaaaaagaaaacaaacaattcaACTGAAATTAGTTCTTCATTTGCATCAATCTGGTTTCCGTAATTTGGCGAAACATTAGCAGAAAGCGaaaagcgaaaagaaaaaagaaaaagttcaaaGTTCATTTGTTTGAAGTTGAAGTTGTTGAGTTTTGAAGAGTGTCGAGCGAGTGTGACATGACGATCTTGACACCGTCGACGAGCCCCAACAGTTCAAGCGCATCCGGAATGGTTTCCGTTCACCCATCGCCGCTCTTTGTTAATCAACATCTTCATTTGATGCACTTCAACGGCCTGAGCAAGAACAACAATCAGTTCGCCAACATGATGGAAGACAAGGCCAGCAACATCAGGACGTCGCCGATCACGACAGTGACATCCGCCAGCTCCTCTTCTCCGCCAGTTGTCATTCCAGCCAAGCCCAAAATCGGTTTCTCCATCGATTCGATTGTGGGCACGGCCAGCAGTTCCAACACTCGGCCGGCTTCGTCAtcgtcttcgtcttcttccgcCTCCGACGGCAGTCGTTCGGCTAGTCCGCCCGATGTTGCCCTCCTGGCGGCCGCCACAAACAATCGATTGGTGCACCACGAAAGCGGATTCCAATCAGTCAGTCCTCGTCCGGGCTCATCCGGTGGTACTCCAGTGTCTGTCCGTTCGGAGCCAGGCACTTCGCCCATCTCAGCTCCTCCTCCGCATCCGCAAATGATGCCCGGATGGCCTCTACCTCACccacaacagcagcagccgcACGCTGCCATGGGCCCGGCCTACTTTGAAGCTCTGGCCAGCATGAGAGCGCTCTACGcccaacagcaacaacaacctttCCATCCGCACATGATGATGGCCGGACCTCCGCCAGGAGCTAGCAATCATCCATGGTGGCTGTTGGCGCAGGCTCGCCAACAGCAACAACGACTTTTGGCCGTTGCAGCCCATCAACGTTTTCCCGCCGGTAAGACATTCAGAATTTtccagtttttatttttatttttttttaaacttccctcgaaacaaaaaaaaacatttattccAAAGAGTTCAACGGTCtaactatttatttttgtattgttaatttttaaaaaaaggtcCAGGTGATTTGGCCGGATTCCTATTGTCGCCCTTCCGCAAGCCGAAACGCGTGCGGACGGCCTTCTCGCCCAGCCAACTGCTCAAGTTGGAACACGCTTTCGAGAAGAATCACTACGTCGTCGGTGCCGAACGCAAACAACTGGCCCAGAACCTGAACCTCACCGAAACGCAGGTAATTAAGCGTAACCGCTTGCAGCCATCCGAAACCGATCCATTTTCTTCGTGTGTCTCGTGTTGCGTGTtccatttgatttttgattttttgtttctggactcgttttttttttccttctcctttCAATTCTCTTGAGAAGATGATGATGCACatcatgaaaacaaaaacataaaaaactaAACTATTTCATTCCGTTGCTGCTTCTAGGTGAAAGTCTGGTTCCAGAATCGTCGCACCAAACATAAACGCGTCCAGCAAGAAGGAGATGATCCAGCCGGCGGCAGTGGTGGCAACGGCAAGAAATCGGGCAACAACGCTGCATCGTCGGATCAGATGATGAGCGACGACGAAGATAACTCCGACATTGATCTCGAAGTGTCCGATGACGAGGACTTCCTCCATCATCCATCGTCAGGTAATCATCCGCACCACGACCGTCGGATGATTTACAGTTGATCCCGTTGACCCTGTATACATCTCATCCAACGCTGTGTCTCCTCGTCATCATTCCCCCCTTTGAACTGcatccatttttctttctttcttcttaatTAAGAATCTGTATATCTATACATGCAAATATGTAaacaaagaagagaaaagaaaaggtaaaagaaaGAGCACACGCAGTAGAATGTCACACGATTAGTTCATCTAAACCATTGGAATTCTGTAATCaagtgttgtgtgtgtgtgtgtgtgtgtgtgtatatcaTTTGTAATACGCCGTGTCAGTGTCCGAGCTTAAATACCGTTGTATCgcccgtttttttgttttgtttatgtgtgtgtgcttgTGTACATATCCAGCCCACGTCATTTTCCTGTGTTCCTTTTGCGTATGTGTGAAttcctccctcccccccccacATCAGTCAAAAagagataaacaaaaaagagagaaaacaacaacaacaattccATTTGAAATATTATATACATATTATATATACATAGATGTAATAATAATAGTTTTAAACCAAATAATGATTATGATCATTGTCCCACCAAATTGTAGCTATATATACACTGCACCAATTTCTTATATAATAGTATAGACCTTTATATATACATCGATTTGATCTTGTGTCCAATACATTCCTTTACGTTggtcaaacaaacaaaaacaaacacattCGTGacccgttttgtttttttttttcgattttcaattcaattttttatcCGTTTTGAATCACGATTTTCAATTGTCTTTCCATTCCGGGGAAAATACTTTTGGCTGTCGCTgcatgttgttgttggtgtgATGGTGGTGTCTTTTGACATCCAATCTACTTCTATCGCTCACTTTCAATATAATAAGAAATGAGTCCGAGTTTTTGACACCTGGTCTAACGAGATGGGCGCACGAtccatttcgtttttcttttgtttttttcaaatatgtatacagcatatacatatagaacaaCCGAATACTATAGGGGGTAGGTGGAGTGGCTTGGCTGTCAGTCGCTTCCTTAAAATACGTGCTACAAAAAAGGAGCGGACAACCATCAACCAACACATTTGAGAGACTCCGGCTTATATAGAAGAAACGAAACGAAAGgcaaagacacacacaaaaagaaacgaaaccCGACCAAACAAAGCGATATATACATATAGGAAAGGTCCTATATAGCGAGAgaaacgaattaaaaaaaacaaaaaaccaaacaagaaCTCATTACCATATGAGAAACCGTTGCCATGCTGTTGGTTTTATACTGCTAtacttgaaaaaacaaaacaaacccaaCACAACTGGAAACAAATGCAtgaaatatagaaaaaaaaatatatacatagcCTACATACTATATAAAGCTAAATAGCATTGAATTCCAATTATCACGTGAAAGGAATTTCGCTAGAAAAATCGGCATTTCTGTTTTTTGGCAATTaaagtatttttctttttgggtatatatatactatatagaTCTATATAGGATGTGGCCATGTATACACAGCATATAGTAAATGAACTTGTGTCCGACATGTATATTACACAGgtgtgggtttttttttgttcggtTGAAGGTGTTTAGCCAGTTTTCTTTCATGGCTTGTATATTATATACGcggcgaaagaaaaagaagttggaCGGTTGATTGTTGCGGCATGATGAATGTCGTGCCAAATGAATCTCTGGCGCACTCGTCTAACTAGCCCCTGCCAACGGCTGATGGCTATTTCACGCTCCTTTCTGCATATGCGCGATAGAAGCCAACAGTGGTGCTATGCGTTCTATTATctatttaaacaaaaagaacaacagAAAAAGGCCTTTTCATTTCGATGGTGTGGCTTCATTAAAAATGAGATATAAAGCGAcgcaacaaaagaaagaaagaaaaacgaaaagaaaaagagccaCTTGATGATTGTCACCAACCGGGTCCGAAATTCtttagaacaaaaaaacaaaacaatgccGTCCCAGCCTTGTTTCATGGTGTGCTGTCACGATGGCTGACTCGAAGGTGGAACATAATCAATCAGCTAATTGGTGTCGATGGTAATCTCGCGGCGAGCCCTTCTCGGCTCTTACCGGTTAGATATGCATCTACCTATATAATCTCAATGCAAAATGCTGCGCGCAATTACTTATTTCTTTCcataacaaaacaacaaaaatatgatCCAAACTGAACGCAAAATGGCCACCGAGAACATTACAAATTTTGTTTCGAATCGCTTTCATCTGCTCTGCCCTTCGTATTGCGTTGTGTGATGCTTGAATGCGTAATCAGTAGGCGAAAGCAGGTTCGGCTTTTATATCGAgcctttatttgttttgtcttttgcCTTCGCGACGGTTTACGAGAAACAGAACACAcagcacaacaacaaaaaaaaaaacctaaaaaaaaaaaaaaacaaaaactggttCGGCcggtttggtttttttccaCAATGGCGGCGTTTGCGTTCATACGTTCGTCTTTTGACTGTGATGCAGTGGGCTGGAAATATAATCATTTTATTCTTTCTCTCGTCTGTATACGTGcgtgttgtttttatttaatttctttttttttgtttcatttcattttttatttggttgtTATTTTGACGTGGATATAGAGAAGCAAATGCAAAGCGATAACATAATGACAGAGTCCGCATTAGTCTAAGTCGCCTCAAATGTGCTGCAGGTGACTTTTCTTCATAACCGGCTCGTCACTTTTTATAAAAATTCGCATCACGCATCGCCCCCTATCCGAACggatagtttaaaaaaaaaaaaggcaacaagGTGAACATTGACAAGCCAAACATTTCATATAGGTTTAATAATAATGACTTTGGTCAACTTGAAAAAGGACAAAAGAAACGCgacgaagaaataaaattaaaaaacaacaaaagaaaagaaaagaaaaaacaaaaacgaaaacgaaaactAGAACACACAAGGTAATTAAAATATTCCCAGTTGAACGAACATAAAGAACTCGATCCTTTGAATTAGAACACCCAGCAGAAAACCAGTCGCTTTTTATTTATCGATTACGTTGGCCAAACATCGGTTGACACGTTTAACATTCGTCCAATAACTTGAAAATCAAAACACATTTCTCCCTCAATTCTTTTATAGAGTTTTAAATCAATTGGATGTccctttttcatcttcttcttcgagATATAGGAAAACACCGGTGGAAGGCAAAGGCCTATATATACAGTTTTTGATGTGTGCAAGTCCCCTTCCATCATCTTCTATTCACGTTTCTGATAGATGTCTTaacccccccccaccccccacccCTCTCTATGATGTATTTACAACTCAGTAAAATTATATTCTTTCCTCTTCAGATTGTGAGACGACATCAACGGGCCTTTGTAAAGCTGCAGGGGCTTCTTTGGGCCTCAAACTGGAAATCATTTGCATAAAGGCAATCAGATTGTGCGGTGGTTGTAGTGAGTCACCGGGGAGCGATGACTGCCGATGGCCAATCAACTCGGCCGACCgttaacacatttttttttttttgtttttttccttcttcttcttcttcatcctcGTTTCCATCCATCGTGGCCCATCAAAGTCAACACTAGATGATTCTATTCTTCATGTCTAATCAGATTTCTCTCACTATATTGTACACACAACTCTCGATTCCTGACGGATGCTCTTCTCTGTATATCTAAATTAAATacacaaagaaagaaagaaagaaaatgtatagACGAGATGTAAACCAGAAACAAAcgattaataaaaaaaaacaaaaaaaaacgttaaacatgaaaatacgaCCCAGGAGGAATAGACGCATCCGGATAGCGGAAATAGGCGCCTTGAGCGGATTGGGAAATGAATATTTGCATTAATGTACTTGAGTATTAAATTTGTTCTTATGCTGGAGCTgtgcattttaaaagaaaaagaaaaaaaaacatctctCTGCGGAGTTCCAGTAGTTTGTGTGAGAAGACATGGTACATATGAAATTTGCATTCCGTCAGCAGCAGTTCGTCagcaaaaatgaataaatccGCGCCTCTATGTATGCCGCATTTGGATTACTAGGGGAGTGGGGGAGCATGAAAAAAGAGCAGACAGATGGATTGCTCCCTTCCGGAATACACAACAAGATCCGGCGGACCGACCATCAGAGCAAACGCGCCAGATTTTCTGCTGACTGCTCATCAATTCCTTAGTGCGTGTGAAGAGAAGGTTTCGTTATTGTATGtatttctctctctatcttattttttcccttttcttgagTGTTTATGGTTACACGTATGTATAGCATAGCCCCAGTAAGTCGTAGctacataaataaaaagggaggAGCAGCAGAttccaaaaagaaagggaagcAGGAAATGGAAGTTTGGGATAGCGGCTTTTTGGCGCCGcattcaaaaacaattttatttgatgaaaaatgaattcaatcgCATAATGCGCAACACAACAGAGCCTCTCTTTTATCTGCCTAACAGCCttgtatagaaaaaaatatatatactgtatatctGGCCGAAGAAATCAATAGGAAAAATAGCTAACAATCAGCTGATAATACAAGCATTGATTAGCTGCACGTAATTCAATCATTTTCGCGCTGATATTGTTATTAGGTTTCTGATTGTTCGATTCTCCTTTCTATATAGGTCTATACATAAACTGCGCATAACAGGGGccgcatatatatatatatagacggTTCGACTTCATTAAAagatgtattcacattggaaaGTCATTCTCCGCCATCGATATAATACACGCACACAAAGGAGGGACTCTATTCTCTGCCAACTAAACAACACGATATAGAGAAGCTGACATCGGTGGTGTGTGGTACACAAGAGAGGGCAGGGGAGGGGGATAGAATGTTGCCTCTCTATTCGGCCAAAAATAACAATGACACTCGGCTCTGAATGGGGCGGAAAAATGCATGTATCACTGGGTGAAATTGATGTTGACTAGCGGCTACACAAGCTGTAGGCAGTCCACTTTTGTCTACTTGAATTTATacagggaaaataaaaagacggtAAGAGGGGGGAATGAaaagagcgagagagagagagaacaacTCTAGaatggagaaagaaagaggacATAATTCGGCTACAAAAGAGACGTGAAATGGCCAAGCGACTGCCGCGTTAGTTCACGCTAATCTGCACCTTGTCAGAACCCCCGTCCGAGcggacaataaaaaaaaaaaggttccaTGGGCCGGCTCACTCTATCCTTAACTCTCCTCTCCCTTTATAAccattcaacaacaacatacacacacacacacacactcacacaaaGAGcttatatatatgtgtgtgtagagagagagggaaaacGCTCAATGACTTCTCCTTCACGGCGGGTGATCGTTTTCATATTGGGGGGACAAGCACAGGGTCGATTGAACTCTCTTATCGTGTATATATGTGTACACTTTGACGGCTATAGCGAGTTCAGATTGACATCACGGCacataacatttttttttttttaatagaaggTTGCCTCTTTTGAATATGAATTCGTCCAATGGAACGGCTGCGATTTTGTATTTTCTGCGCAAACGTTCGTCATATAGCCCCCAAATGATAGATTTGATGAAGTCGCTTGTATATAGTATAGTATGGTACACGTCCATTATGGCGGGGTAATATTGAAAGATATACCGACCAATCCCCTTggctgttttatttttttttttagctgacTCTCGATATAACTGCGTATATTATCATTGCAGACGATCCTTATATATAACCATCAAATGGTATAAACAATATGAATATTTCAAATCGCCCGCCAGAATTTCTTGTACACTTGAAATTGGACGTCTTGTccgaaggaagaaaagaagtgAATGAGTTAGGTCAGAAGGTCGATAATGAAAATGCACGTTATTCTATAATCGTATCcggatttttgaaaaaaaaaagggcacaTACATCACAGCGCTGCCAGAAATGTCTTGTTTTTTGGgtgaaagaaataattgaATGTATATGCAGTTACTATATATGCGGCGCACGACGATGATTGCCTACATTGCCATCATTGGATGTAAAATACGCAAGTCtatactctttttttttttttttaattttattttgtctcCCCTTTTGTTTGTCTTGCCGGATTTGATTGGACGTTTCGATGCGAAACAGTCGCCATCATTGAAAAAGGTTGGAAAGGTCGATCTTCGCAGCAGTTCATTCAGTCTATACGGATATACAACATATAGACACACACAACTATATACTCTTGTTTATACATATACCATCATAAATCATTCGATATGCGTATATGGATAAGGATCGTCCAGCAATGGCCGCTGAGTTTTTACAGacttttttggtttaaattgtttatttaGGGGGGAATGAAAATGATGGGTCAACTGGCGTGCATCGTCCTGATGTACTTGAGATGGCCAGTTGTCGGGGCTATTATATAAACGCTGTGATGATGGGGCCAGTAAACTAACGGGAGCCACAAGTCAGACAGCCGATATGTGGCGACTTGAAACCTTCGTCTCATAAATCAGCGTTTTTAATAGCGAaacgcttttctttttaaaaaaaactggcCGTTTCTATCTCGTATATGTACACACACGCAGTCAGTTACATCATTAGACAGCCCGCCAGATGCctccatttttcattttggacGTTGtgttaaacaattttttttttattgaacgCAAAACGCTATCCGAacactatatatatatattttaaaatacgtCAATAGATCAACATTTGTCATATCCGCAcgaatttttatatttataggGGCATATTCAAAACGGTAGAGGCGACAAGACGGGCGGAGTCAGCAATCCGGACTCGTTTTTAACTCCTCCCCATCATCCCTCCCCTTGCGTAATACCTCACAAACGACACACAAACGAAAAGgtgaaattaataaaataaatgtacgAATCCCCCCCCCCGATATTTCAACACAACATTGCCGAATCATTTAAAGGAAGTATATAgtaagaaaaacacaaaaaaaacgggaCATTACATAACAGAAGACGAGTTAAAAGATAATTAAATCTACATGTAATACACAAGTGCGTTGcagcaacaaacaacaacaagaaaaaaccaagaaaaaacaattgaatttgaTCATGAGACATGATGCATGCATTTCGTCCGTGTCCGTCTCCATTGAGGCCACGTCATCGTTTACACACACCTCC
The DNA window shown above is from Daphnia magna isolate NIES linkage group LG9, ASM2063170v1.1, whole genome shotgun sequence and carries:
- the LOC116930835 gene encoding homeobox protein EMX2, translated to MTILTPSTSPNSSSASGMVSVHPSPLFVNQHLHLMHFNGLSKNNNQFANMMEDKASNIRTSPITTVTSASSSSPPVVIPAKPKIGFSIDSIVGTASSSNTRPASSSSSSSSASDGSRSASPPDVALLAAATNNRLVHHESGFQSVSPRPGSSGGTPVSVRSEPGTSPISAPPPHPQMMPGWPLPHPQQQQPHAAMGPAYFEALASMRALYAQQQQQPFHPHMMMAGPPPGASNHPWWLLAQARQQQQRLLAVAAHQRFPAGPGDLAGFLLSPFRKPKRVRTAFSPSQLLKLEHAFEKNHYVVGAERKQLAQNLNLTETQVKVWFQNRRTKHKRVQQEGDDPAGGSGGNGKKSGNNAASSDQMMSDDEDNSDIDLEVSDDEDFLHHPSSGNHPHHDRRMIYS